The Rhodocytophaga rosea genome has a segment encoding these proteins:
- a CDS encoding ArnT family glycosyltransferase: MSPKVIYSIIIGLLAALFFLPFLGGVHLFDWDEINFAECAREMIILKDYLRIYINYEPFWEKPPLFIWMQAFSMKIFGVGEYAARFPNAVCGILTLIVLFLIGNKLYDKKFGLFWAGAYGGSILPHLYFKSGIIDPFFNLFIFLAIYLLILFYWKKDSYSNIFLPKNAYLYLISGGIILGLAILTKGPAAYIIVCLTLFIYWILQKFRFYINILHFLLFTVSATLVTLIWYGVETAVHGPFFINEFFTYQYRLFSTPDAGHAGFPGYHFVVLLIGCFPASIFCIRAFGKQDQPYIYQRDFRIWMIILFWVVLILFTIVKSKIVHYSSMCYFPLTYLAALTMYQITERKIAFTNWMKYSLIAIGGLFCLATLVLPFVGMKVELLAPLFSKDPFAKANLAAHVNWTGFESIAGLFLFLVLGLSIKWLLQKKYDQGFGTLYIGTAMFVMLTLIFFIGRIELYSQGAAIRFFESLQGKDVYVITDGYKSYAQLFYSRKPPVTNPKSYDYDWLLRGDIDKDVYFVTKVDRKKELETMEGLEKLGSENGFVFYRRKAKK; the protein is encoded by the coding sequence TTGTCGCCTAAAGTTATATATTCGATCATTATTGGCCTGCTGGCAGCTTTGTTTTTTCTGCCTTTTCTGGGTGGCGTACATTTATTCGACTGGGATGAGATTAATTTTGCGGAATGTGCCCGGGAAATGATCATACTGAAAGATTATCTGCGGATATATATAAACTATGAACCTTTCTGGGAAAAACCCCCTCTATTCATATGGATGCAAGCCTTTTCCATGAAAATATTTGGTGTGGGTGAATATGCAGCGAGGTTTCCCAATGCTGTTTGCGGCATTCTTACCCTTATTGTGCTATTTTTAATTGGGAATAAGCTCTACGATAAAAAATTCGGACTATTCTGGGCTGGCGCTTATGGAGGGTCTATATTACCGCACTTGTATTTTAAGTCTGGTATCATCGATCCGTTTTTTAATCTATTCATCTTTCTGGCGATTTACCTGCTTATTCTTTTTTACTGGAAGAAAGACAGCTATTCCAATATTTTTCTGCCTAAAAATGCCTATTTATACCTGATCAGTGGTGGTATCATTCTGGGCTTAGCTATTCTGACAAAAGGCCCGGCAGCTTATATTATTGTATGCCTGACTTTATTTATTTACTGGATTCTGCAGAAATTCCGGTTCTATATAAATATACTACATTTCCTGTTGTTCACAGTTTCGGCTACCCTTGTCACCCTTATTTGGTATGGGGTAGAAACTGCTGTTCACGGTCCTTTTTTTATTAATGAGTTTTTTACATACCAGTACCGTTTGTTTAGTACGCCTGATGCTGGCCATGCAGGTTTTCCGGGATACCATTTTGTAGTGTTGCTGATTGGTTGTTTTCCGGCATCCATTTTCTGCATCCGGGCATTTGGCAAGCAAGACCAACCGTACATATACCAGCGGGATTTTAGAATATGGATGATCATTCTCTTCTGGGTGGTGCTGATTTTGTTTACCATTGTAAAATCCAAAATTGTCCATTACTCCTCTATGTGTTATTTCCCGCTTACCTACCTGGCAGCACTCACCATGTACCAGATTACCGAGCGGAAAATTGCTTTTACCAACTGGATGAAATATAGCCTGATTGCCATTGGAGGATTATTTTGTTTAGCAACTCTTGTACTCCCTTTTGTGGGAATGAAGGTTGAGCTATTAGCTCCTTTATTTAGCAAGGATCCTTTTGCAAAGGCCAATCTGGCTGCCCATGTAAACTGGACAGGATTTGAATCGATTGCCGGATTATTTCTTTTTCTGGTATTGGGTTTAAGTATCAAATGGCTCTTACAAAAAAAATATGACCAGGGATTTGGAACCCTGTATATCGGAACAGCCATGTTTGTAATGCTTACCCTGATCTTTTTTATAGGCAGGATAGAGCTTTATTCCCAGGGAGCAGCCATACGTTTTTTTGAAAGTTTACAAGGAAAAGATGTATATGTAATTACAGATGGATATAAGAGTTATGCGCAGTTATTCTATAGCCGAAAACCTCCGGTAACCAATCCTAAAAGTTATGATTATGATTGGCTGCTCCGTGGCGATATAGATAAAGATGTCTACTTTGTTACGAAAGTAGACCGGAAAAAAGAACTGGAAACGATGGAAGGTCTGGAAAAACTGGGTAGCGAAAATGGCTTTGTTTTTTACCGCCGGAAAGCTAAGAAATAA
- a CDS encoding DUF3592 domain-containing protein: MRNRSFNFTQVFGSIFTLVGLVLLTVCVISYYNEQQFLNKAISSSGIVTQLGESRSSKGSSTYYPIVEFTDQTGKKTIFSSSYSSSPPAYEVGETVEVLYEPGKPSQAEIKGFFSQWLAALITGFLGMIFSTIGLANLFAASRTRKKDAWLLNNGRKIETQLQSVAKNTNVRVNGRSPFVVYSQWLNPHTQQVHVFKSASIWYDPSEYISNQKVPVWVDPNNYKRYRVDLSFLPEISN, translated from the coding sequence ATGAGAAACAGATCATTCAATTTTACACAAGTTTTCGGCTCTATTTTCACTCTGGTAGGCCTGGTTTTGCTGACGGTTTGTGTAATTAGTTATTATAATGAGCAACAATTCCTCAATAAAGCAATTAGTTCTTCAGGTATAGTAACACAATTGGGTGAAAGCAGAAGTTCTAAAGGCAGTTCAACGTATTATCCCATCGTTGAATTTACAGATCAAACCGGTAAAAAAACAATTTTTAGTTCCAGCTATAGTTCAAGTCCGCCAGCCTATGAAGTAGGAGAAACGGTAGAAGTATTATATGAGCCAGGAAAACCTTCGCAAGCAGAAATCAAAGGTTTCTTTTCACAATGGCTGGCTGCCCTGATTACTGGTTTTCTGGGCATGATATTCAGCACAATCGGTCTGGCCAATTTGTTTGCAGCCAGCAGAACAAGAAAAAAAGACGCATGGCTGCTGAATAATGGCCGGAAAATCGAGACTCAATTGCAATCAGTAGCTAAAAATACGAATGTTAGGGTGAATGGCCGCTCTCCATTTGTGGTATATTCTCAATGGCTCAATCCACATACGCAGCAAGTACATGTATTCAAGAGCGCCTCGATCTGGTACGACCCTTCCGAATATATTTCGAATCAGAAGGTGCCAGTATGGGTAGATCCTAACAATTATAAAAGATACCGGGTTGACCTTTCTTTTTTGCCTGAAATAAGTAACTAA
- a CDS encoding carbohydrate-binding family 9-like protein → MSIHENTPPVHPADPLTIKKTSDFTITGDGTASNWQQTDWVTIPVRQNLDNPHATRIKILYSEKGMYFLFLCEDTKLTSTITEDFGDLYNEDVVEVFLWTDEKHPIYFEYEVSPLNYELPIIVPNNGRNFFGWRPWKYEGDRKTQHQTSVQGGKKESNATVKSWMAEFFIPYTLLSPLNNVPPKSQTKWRANFYRIDYDDKKYTTWQWQPTSGSFHEYQKYGTIVFE, encoded by the coding sequence ATGAGTATACACGAAAACACGCCTCCGGTACATCCCGCCGATCCATTAACAATTAAGAAGACTTCAGATTTTACGATTACAGGCGATGGAACAGCTTCAAACTGGCAACAAACCGACTGGGTAACTATTCCGGTCAGACAAAATCTGGATAACCCTCATGCAACCAGAATAAAAATATTGTACTCAGAAAAAGGAATGTATTTTCTATTTCTCTGTGAAGACACTAAGCTGACTTCTACCATTACGGAAGATTTTGGTGATTTGTATAATGAGGATGTAGTAGAAGTATTCTTATGGACAGACGAAAAACATCCTATTTATTTTGAATATGAAGTGTCGCCGCTTAATTATGAACTCCCGATTATAGTGCCCAACAATGGTAGAAATTTTTTTGGATGGCGGCCCTGGAAATACGAAGGCGACCGGAAAACTCAGCATCAAACCAGTGTGCAAGGCGGTAAAAAGGAAAGTAATGCAACAGTGAAAAGCTGGATGGCAGAGTTCTTTATTCCTTATACACTGCTCTCACCACTCAACAATGTTCCGCCCAAAAGCCAGACTAAGTGGCGGGCTAATTTTTACCGCATCGATTACGACGATAAGAAATATACCACCTGGCAATGGCAACCCACCAGCGGCAGTTTCCATGAGTACCAGAAATACGGCACTATTGTATTTGAGTAG
- a CDS encoding inositol monophosphatase family protein → MNLEAICKQVTALTKQVGTFILQEAAAFDMSKLEYKGTNNLVSYVDKEAEKAIIKGLSGILPEAGFIGEEGTSEFRSETTNWIIDPLDGTTNFIHKLPPFAISIGLLHKGELLVGVVHELNLDECFYAWKGGGAFCNGKPIKVSPATKLADSLIATGFPYDTSGKMETYISILKEFMHRSHGVRRLGSAATDLAYVACGRFESFYEFNLNAWDVAGGILLVQEAGGKVTDFAGGEDYIFSGRVIASGHIGQEMLDVIKLHWK, encoded by the coding sequence GTGAATTTAGAAGCCATTTGCAAACAAGTTACTGCTCTGACCAAACAAGTTGGCACGTTTATCTTACAAGAAGCGGCTGCATTCGACATGTCGAAATTGGAATATAAAGGTACCAATAATCTGGTTTCGTATGTTGACAAAGAAGCTGAAAAAGCAATTATCAAAGGCTTATCAGGAATATTGCCCGAAGCCGGCTTTATAGGAGAGGAAGGTACTTCTGAATTCCGTTCCGAAACCACTAACTGGATTATTGATCCGCTGGATGGCACCACCAATTTTATACACAAACTTCCTCCGTTTGCCATCAGCATTGGTTTGTTACACAAAGGCGAACTGCTGGTAGGGGTTGTACATGAATTAAATCTGGACGAATGTTTTTATGCCTGGAAAGGGGGCGGTGCTTTCTGTAACGGTAAACCAATTAAAGTATCGCCAGCTACCAAATTAGCTGATAGCCTGATTGCTACCGGCTTTCCCTATGACACCTCTGGCAAAATGGAGACCTATATCTCTATTCTCAAAGAGTTTATGCACCGCTCGCATGGCGTACGCCGACTAGGCTCAGCAGCTACCGATTTGGCCTATGTGGCTTGTGGGCGTTTTGAATCATTTTATGAATTTAATCTCAATGCCTGGGATGTAGCCGGTGGTATCCTTCTGGTGCAGGAGGCAGGAGGTAAAGTAACTGATTTTGCAGGGGGAGAAGATTATATTTTTAGCGGTAGGGTAATTGCTTCCGGACATATCGGACAGGAAATGCTCGATGTAATTAAGCTGCACTGGAAATAA
- a CDS encoding glycosyltransferase family 2 protein — protein sequence MYNGKKVVIVLPAYNAALTLEQTYREIPFDIVDEVVLVDDASRDNTMEVGRRIGIVHRIRHEKNTGYGGNQKTCYKKAMELGADIVVMLHPDYQYTPKLITAMVSIIGQELYPVVFGSRILGKGALKGGMPLYKYISNRFLTFAQNTLMNQKLSEYHTGYRAFSAEVLQCIDLSHNSDDFIFDNEMIAQIFYKGFQIAEVTCPTKYFEEASSINFSRSVTYGVGVLKVSLFYMLTKLGIMRWKPLIS from the coding sequence ATGTATAACGGAAAGAAAGTAGTAATTGTATTACCTGCCTATAATGCAGCCCTCACTTTAGAACAAACCTACCGCGAAATTCCCTTCGATATTGTAGATGAAGTCGTACTGGTAGATGATGCCAGCCGGGATAATACAATGGAAGTAGGCCGAAGAATAGGTATTGTTCACCGGATACGGCACGAGAAAAACACAGGTTATGGAGGAAACCAGAAAACGTGCTACAAAAAAGCTATGGAACTTGGTGCTGATATTGTGGTGATGCTGCATCCGGATTATCAGTATACACCCAAACTGATTACGGCTATGGTATCCATTATTGGCCAGGAATTGTATCCGGTAGTGTTTGGCTCGCGCATTCTGGGAAAAGGCGCCTTAAAAGGAGGGATGCCTTTGTATAAATATATCTCCAACCGCTTTCTTACTTTCGCCCAAAATACGCTGATGAATCAGAAATTATCTGAATACCATACTGGCTACCGGGCTTTTTCTGCAGAAGTACTACAATGTATCGATCTGAGCCACAATTCCGATGACTTTATTTTCGATAATGAAATGATTGCGCAGATCTTCTATAAAGGCTTTCAGATTGCAGAAGTTACCTGTCCTACCAAATATTTTGAAGAGGCTTCTTCCATTAATTTTTCCAGAAGTGTTACCTATGGCGTAGGTGTGCTGAAAGTATCGTTATTTTATATGCTTACCAAATTAGGCATTATGCGTTGGAAACCACTTATTTCTTAG
- a CDS encoding TerC/Alx family metal homeostasis membrane protein, translated as MISNEIIFFSAFLAFILGMLLLDLGVFSRKNHIVSFKEAGIWSAVWITFALIFYFIIRTHGDLIHGVENFDDLKVIQQRYAEEITLYPDDFERSLESYRSNMALEFITGYLVEYALSVDNIFVIIMIFTSFGVREKYYKKVLFWGILGALIMRFLFIFAASSLILKAGWVLYLFGAFLVFTGVQMYLNRNKEDKIEPQEHPVVKFASRYFAVVPRYVNDRFFVRKRGKLMLTPLFVVVLIIEFTDLIFAVDSVPAVFAVTTDPYVVFFSNIFAIMGLRSMFFFLANVMHLFHYLKVGLAVLLMFIGTKMLAHSYLKEIGFKTQYSLYIIIGILLISVLASLVFPAKPKEDPEQSSEKPSSAPKKTIKH; from the coding sequence ATGATCTCTAACGAAATTATCTTTTTTAGTGCTTTTTTGGCATTTATTCTGGGAATGCTCCTGCTGGACCTGGGTGTTTTCAGCAGGAAAAATCATATTGTTTCCTTTAAAGAAGCAGGAATCTGGAGTGCCGTATGGATAACTTTTGCCCTTATTTTTTACTTCATCATTCGAACGCATGGTGACTTGATTCATGGCGTTGAGAATTTTGATGACCTGAAAGTAATACAGCAACGGTATGCGGAGGAGATTACCCTATATCCGGATGACTTTGAAAGAAGCCTGGAAAGCTACCGCAGCAACATGGCACTCGAGTTTATTACTGGTTATCTGGTAGAATATGCCTTATCAGTAGATAATATCTTTGTCATCATCATGATTTTTACCTCTTTCGGTGTACGGGAGAAGTACTATAAAAAAGTATTATTCTGGGGCATTTTGGGTGCGTTGATCATGCGCTTCCTTTTCATATTTGCTGCCTCCTCCCTGATTTTGAAAGCCGGATGGGTACTGTACCTGTTTGGGGCATTTTTGGTTTTTACAGGTGTTCAGATGTACCTCAACCGCAATAAAGAAGACAAAATAGAACCACAGGAACATCCGGTAGTAAAGTTTGCGTCCAGGTATTTTGCTGTGGTTCCCAGATATGTGAACGACAGGTTTTTTGTGCGGAAACGCGGAAAACTCATGCTGACTCCCCTGTTTGTAGTGGTACTCATTATCGAATTTACCGACCTTATTTTTGCTGTTGACTCCGTTCCTGCCGTTTTCGCCGTTACTACTGACCCATATGTTGTATTTTTCTCGAACATATTCGCCATTATGGGTCTGCGTTCCATGTTCTTTTTCCTGGCCAATGTTATGCATTTGTTCCACTACCTGAAAGTCGGGCTGGCTGTTTTACTGATGTTTATCGGAACTAAAATGCTGGCACATTCTTACCTGAAGGAAATTGGCTTCAAGACACAATATTCTCTCTATATTATTATTGGCATTCTATTAATTAGTGTATTGGCATCTCTGGTATTTCCAGCCAAACCAAAAGAAGACCCTGAACAATCCTCTGAAAAACCTTCTTCTGCACCAAAAAAAACTATTAAACATTAA
- a CDS encoding globin family protein, which yields MTDRQILLVKHSWSFVIIRSEEAGELFYNKLFELHPELRPMFKNDLVFQAKKLIAMVTVMITKLQKMDDIMPEIHALAQRHVGYGTRPEHYAVVGKALVWMLEQGLGNRWTDETRVAWETWYNQLAKAMIEATEQPGSYISPFKPVESSNASE from the coding sequence ATGACCGACAGACAGATATTACTGGTCAAACATTCATGGAGTTTTGTTATTATCCGCTCAGAAGAGGCAGGAGAGCTTTTTTATAACAAACTATTCGAACTTCATCCGGAGCTAAGACCCATGTTTAAAAATGACCTGGTATTCCAGGCGAAAAAGCTAATCGCTATGGTTACTGTAATGATCACCAAACTCCAGAAAATGGATGATATTATGCCTGAAATACATGCTCTGGCCCAACGGCATGTAGGATACGGAACCAGGCCCGAACATTATGCGGTGGTAGGAAAAGCCCTGGTATGGATGCTGGAGCAAGGCTTAGGCAACCGCTGGACGGACGAAACCCGAGTAGCCTGGGAAACATGGTATAATCAACTGGCCAAAGCCATGATTGAAGCAACAGAGCAGCCAGGTTCCTACATTTCTCCATTTAAACCTGTTGAATCTAGCAATGCCTCCGAATAA
- a CDS encoding MFS transporter: MATAISTQTSAVNADRLFYGSCFALITTGFSFSIRAGILPQLGAEYGLSAEQLGFINSMWFLGFPISMIIGGLVYYSIGPKIIMQVAFVCHALGILLTLLAGGFATLLISTLLIGIGNGCTEAACNPMIADMYSGEKMNKMLNRFHMWFPGSLFLGFLISKFMTDAALPWQAQILVIIIPTVIYAFLFFGQTFPKAKVAESTSLAQNLRAMATPLFIFIAILMAFTAISEFGPSQWYTLVLAQSGVEPLYIAALVAFLMAFGRYFGGPLIHRLDQTGVLLGGAIFTLIGIYLFSTVTGPLAYLAAVIYAIGLCYFWPTMIGFVAERIPKSGALGMSIVGGMGMFSNSIFNPFIGNWIDNERAEQTAAGLTGNELELAVGQNVLLTMTIFPIVLVIAFTVLLFWVRSRKGSHVDGTELAAPGSSM; the protein is encoded by the coding sequence ATGGCAACAGCAATTAGCACACAAACATCAGCTGTAAATGCAGATCGCCTATTTTATGGGAGTTGTTTCGCACTCATTACCACAGGCTTTTCTTTTAGTATCCGGGCTGGTATACTACCACAATTAGGTGCTGAATACGGACTTTCAGCTGAGCAATTAGGCTTTATTAATTCCATGTGGTTTTTAGGCTTTCCTATCTCCATGATCATCGGAGGCTTAGTATATTACTCTATTGGTCCAAAAATCATTATGCAGGTTGCTTTTGTTTGCCACGCATTGGGTATTTTACTTACCCTTCTTGCAGGGGGATTTGCAACATTGCTCATCTCTACACTCCTTATTGGCATTGGTAATGGTTGTACTGAGGCAGCCTGCAATCCGATGATTGCAGATATGTATTCAGGAGAAAAAATGAATAAAATGCTGAACCGCTTTCATATGTGGTTTCCGGGAAGTCTGTTTCTGGGCTTTTTGATTTCCAAATTTATGACCGATGCCGCATTACCTTGGCAAGCTCAGATATTGGTGATTATAATTCCAACTGTGATCTATGCTTTCCTATTCTTCGGGCAAACATTCCCAAAAGCCAAAGTGGCTGAGTCTACTTCTTTAGCTCAGAACTTACGGGCAATGGCTACTCCGCTATTTATATTTATAGCTATCTTAATGGCATTTACAGCTATCTCTGAATTTGGTCCATCGCAATGGTATACGTTGGTTTTAGCACAGAGCGGAGTTGAACCATTATATATTGCCGCCTTGGTTGCTTTCTTAATGGCATTTGGCCGGTACTTTGGTGGTCCCCTTATCCACAGGCTTGACCAGACTGGTGTATTGTTGGGTGGAGCAATTTTTACGCTCATTGGTATTTATTTGTTCAGCACCGTAACTGGTCCGCTGGCTTACCTTGCTGCCGTAATCTACGCCATTGGTTTATGTTATTTCTGGCCTACTATGATCGGTTTTGTGGCTGAGCGCATTCCAAAAAGTGGTGCCCTGGGTATGTCCATTGTAGGGGGTATGGGTATGTTTTCAAATTCTATTTTTAATCCATTTATCGGCAATTGGATTGATAATGAGCGTGCTGAACAAACCGCAGCAGGTTTAACAGGAAATGAGCTTGAATTAGCTGTAGGTCAAAATGTTTTGCTTACAATGACAATCTTTCCTATTGTTCTGGTTATTGCTTTTACTGTCCTGTTATTCTGGGTACGTAGCCGGAAGGGATCTCATGTAGATGGAACAGAATTAGCTGCCCCTGGAAGTTCCATGTAA
- a CDS encoding 2OG-Fe(II) oxygenase, translated as MNTILKDKETIFDFQTWNASLAENNPRYRQAQPYPHIVLNNFLEEWAAEKALSEFPAVKDAGWIHYVQVNEKKHGLNKMDMLPLFIKQLIQELNSSPFLEFISKLTGIKNLVPDDMLEGGGLHQSKRGGFLNVHADFTVHPHKRNWRRRVNLLIYLNKDWKPDYKGDLELWDRQMKGHQQKISTVFNRCVIFNTDEDSYHRLPDAIECPEDIMRKSIALYYFTEEKITPKLRPTNYQARPQDGAKSALIYLDKKLIAGYTFIKSTFGINDDFVSRMLILLNRKKYT; from the coding sequence GTGAACACTATCCTGAAAGACAAAGAAACCATCTTTGATTTCCAGACATGGAATGCTTCTCTGGCTGAAAATAACCCCAGATACAGGCAGGCACAGCCTTATCCACATATTGTATTAAATAATTTTCTGGAAGAATGGGCGGCTGAGAAAGCGCTCAGTGAATTTCCGGCCGTGAAAGATGCTGGCTGGATTCATTATGTACAGGTAAATGAGAAAAAGCATGGACTTAATAAAATGGATATGCTTCCCCTCTTCATTAAGCAGCTTATTCAGGAACTGAATTCATCACCATTTTTAGAGTTTATAAGCAAACTTACCGGCATAAAAAACCTTGTGCCCGATGATATGCTGGAAGGAGGAGGTCTGCATCAGTCGAAAAGAGGTGGGTTTTTGAATGTTCATGCTGATTTTACTGTACATCCGCATAAACGAAACTGGCGCCGCCGGGTGAATTTGCTTATCTATCTAAATAAAGACTGGAAACCAGATTATAAAGGAGACCTGGAATTATGGGACCGGCAAATGAAAGGACACCAGCAGAAAATCAGCACTGTATTTAACCGCTGTGTTATTTTTAATACAGACGAAGATTCCTACCACCGCTTGCCTGATGCGATTGAGTGTCCGGAAGATATAATGCGCAAGTCGATCGCCTTATATTATTTTACAGAGGAAAAGATTACGCCGAAGCTGCGGCCTACCAATTATCAAGCCCGGCCACAGGATGGCGCTAAATCTGCGTTGATTTATTTAGATAAAAAACTGATTGCCGGATATACATTTATAAAAAGTACCTTTGGTATCAATGATGATTTTGTGAGCCGTATGCTGATTCTGCTGAACAGAAAGAAATATACGTAA
- a CDS encoding M48 family metalloprotease, whose protein sequence is MNVSVSIKKNIIYLYACALLFVLPACDKDGSINVFSVEQDVELGKQVSTEIEANPAGYPLLPETGRNGQNEKAYQYIRAITSKILNSGQVAYKEEFAWQVKIVQDDKVLNAFCTPGGYIYVYTGLIKYLDAEDQLAGVMGHEIAHADKRHTTDNLTKQYGIQLLLDVVLGSNQNVATEIAKGLANLSYSRAAEREADDASVVYLCPTGYKSDGAAGFFEKIQNEGEGAPVPEFLSTHPNPDNRIESIKQKAQEEGCNTSPLANTQYQTFKGYLP, encoded by the coding sequence ATGAATGTATCAGTGAGTATTAAGAAAAACATAATTTATTTATATGCTTGTGCGCTTCTTTTTGTCCTGCCTGCCTGTGATAAAGATGGCAGTATCAATGTTTTTAGCGTAGAACAAGACGTAGAACTGGGAAAGCAGGTAAGTACTGAAATTGAAGCTAATCCAGCCGGATATCCTTTACTTCCCGAAACCGGCAGAAATGGACAAAATGAAAAAGCTTACCAGTATATACGAGCCATTACTTCTAAAATTTTAAATTCAGGCCAGGTAGCGTATAAAGAAGAATTTGCCTGGCAAGTAAAAATTGTTCAGGATGATAAAGTATTAAATGCCTTTTGTACACCTGGCGGATATATTTATGTGTATACCGGGCTTATTAAATACTTAGATGCCGAAGACCAGCTGGCTGGGGTAATGGGCCATGAGATTGCCCATGCCGATAAGCGCCATACCACTGATAATCTCACCAAACAATACGGGATTCAATTGTTGCTGGATGTTGTGCTGGGGAGCAACCAGAATGTAGCCACTGAAATTGCGAAAGGTCTGGCTAATTTAAGTTATAGCCGGGCTGCCGAACGGGAAGCGGACGATGCCTCTGTCGTATACTTGTGTCCGACGGGATACAAATCGGATGGGGCAGCTGGTTTTTTTGAGAAAATACAGAATGAAGGCGAGGGTGCTCCGGTACCTGAGTTTTTAAGTACACACCCCAATCCTGATAACCGCATTGAATCCATCAAACAGAAAGCCCAGGAAGAAGGCTGTAATACTAGTCCTTTAGCCAATACGCAATACCAGACATTTAAAGGTTATTTGCCTTAA
- a CDS encoding phosphatase PAP2 family protein, with protein sequence MIKLFQRNTAFFLPYLFFLLIGAILQLLYSKEEIFLYINGNYHTAADYFFQYLTHIGDGVFYVGVILFLAAFSLRKALIALGCFISSSLFSQLLKKLVFLDELRPKAFFEHKNISLHTIEGLTVHSFNSFPSGHATTAFSVFCLLSILLKNKQMGYLWFVLALLAAYSRIYLSQHFFADVYAGSLIGVGTTLLVYYWLTIYFNKRDFPWQSKGFLDYIDERKKQAAK encoded by the coding sequence ATGATTAAGTTGTTTCAGCGCAATACTGCCTTTTTTCTGCCTTACCTGTTTTTTCTATTAATTGGAGCTATCCTTCAGTTACTTTATTCAAAGGAGGAGATTTTTTTATACATCAATGGCAATTACCATACAGCGGCTGATTATTTCTTCCAGTACCTGACACACATCGGAGATGGAGTTTTTTATGTAGGGGTTATCCTTTTTCTGGCTGCATTTAGCCTTAGAAAAGCCTTGATTGCCTTAGGCTGTTTTATCAGCAGTTCATTATTTTCTCAATTACTAAAAAAGCTTGTTTTTTTGGATGAATTACGCCCTAAAGCATTTTTTGAACACAAAAATATCTCCCTTCACACGATTGAAGGCCTGACCGTTCATTCTTTTAACAGTTTCCCATCCGGACATGCCACCACGGCATTTTCAGTTTTTTGCTTATTGAGCATATTGCTTAAAAATAAACAAATGGGCTATTTGTGGTTTGTATTAGCCTTACTGGCTGCTTATTCGAGAATCTATTTATCACAGCATTTTTTCGCAGATGTATATGCCGGTTCGTTGATAGGAGTTGGTACGACACTGCTTGTCTACTACTGGCTTACTATATATTTTAATAAACGCGACTTTCCATGGCAATCCAAAGGTTTTCTGGATTATATAGACGAAAGAAAAAAGCAGGCGGCTAAATAA
- the gldC gene encoding gliding motility protein GldC, producing MKKSEIIFNIELDNKNIPEKIFWDATDNPNEGLEETKAISIALWDHFHQNTLKIDLWTKEMPIGEMKRFYIETISGMADALRTATGDEKMAGAIDDLCRTLSKNLEEELKKENS from the coding sequence ATGAAAAAGTCAGAAATTATATTCAATATAGAATTAGATAATAAAAATATTCCTGAAAAAATATTCTGGGATGCTACCGATAATCCGAATGAAGGCCTGGAGGAAACCAAAGCTATCTCCATTGCCTTGTGGGACCATTTTCACCAGAATACCCTGAAAATCGACCTGTGGACCAAGGAAATGCCAATCGGTGAGATGAAACGTTTTTATATAGAAACCATTAGCGGAATGGCTGATGCGTTGCGTACAGCTACTGGCGACGAAAAAATGGCTGGAGCCATTGATGATCTGTGCCGGACACTTTCAAAAAACCTGGAAGAAGAGTTGAAGAAAGAAAATAGCTAA